ggcttcaatttttttctaagttttagtttaatatatattttcttatagtaatttactatagcatacatgatatgatattaattaattaagaaagaaTAATGACTTGCTAGGTCTTGGTCTTGGTCGTGGAAGACAAGGAACATTACTAATACACATATTCAGACTTTTCAAGCATTACAATCCAACAACCAATCcaccctcttcttctttttaatcATTTAAGTAATTAATGTCCGATTGTGTTATTgctttcttattaattttttattctttccttTGCTTTGTTTTCTTGAGGGTTATATGATCTTTTCAACTAAACCAGTTCCTACtccaacaaaataataaatttatcacaaacaaacttaatatataaatacaactAATTAATGTCTCGAGACATAGTTCAATTGACAAAAGAAGGATAAGTGATATATCGGTATCATCCTGATGGATCACGAGTTCAAGCTCTATTCTTCTTGTGGTATATTCTACAATATATCATTTCCATCAAAATCAAAAGTATGAGCGCTGAGAGCCCTTCTAGCACAAGAGAGTGCATCCCAAATATAActaattaatcattttttattattattatttttttttttggggggggggaggtggGGTGGGTGAACTAATTTTTATCATAATTGGTTTTTTGATTTTGAGAGGCCCAAAATAgtatctcaaattttttatacttatcttaattagcatatatatatatatatataatcaaatttttgaaaaattgaatcacaACCAGTATCAGGTTACCTGCGGAAACAAATTTGAATCAATATCCGACTTATCTCAGCACGAAATCAAATTTGAACCAGATTAATTAGTTGGGAAATTAGGTGGTTCCCTGCTTAAATATTAagataacgtttgttaaaatgtgCAAGATAAAGAAATATCAAGATAAGTCTGTAATAATTTTCGAACTCAGATGTGGAATTGTcaagatttttataaaattatttgttaaattctttgaaaTGTATTAGAAGACACAtacgtcatttttttcttatatgtagagATCAAAATATGCTTATTTTGAGGGGaggaaatatatacatatattgaaaaataaatatacaagaggtcattgatgatttttttaaaaataatcatataagCTTAATAGACATGTTAGAAATGATAGAAATTCTGGATGCATCTTATATCTTAACTTTTCTACCCCATAAAATCCCAAGAAATAAAAAGCACGTAGAAATGACTATGTAATGAAGCTaacaaaagaagagagagagagagatgaacaTGTAAATTGTAATCGTAAATAATTAAgccttaatatatatttaagacaaattaaatttgttgggCGGTTCTTTTCATCGACTGCCATGCTGTCCTTGATTGGTTGCTTAACCTGCGAGGCTTAGACTGAAATTCCAGTCCCCttctatgaatatatatatatatatatatatatatatagtgccATCCATTTGGTGTGTTAGGTTAGGGTTTGGTCGTTGAATATATCAGTTTCTAAACGAAGGCCGGCCAGACCCCAATCCCAGCACGCGCAGTCTTACGCCCGCCAGCTAAgagctttttttattttttgtaagtgCCAGCTAAGAGTTGAGGTCAAAGGTTTGAAATGAAGCGGGGTGactgacatatatatatatatatatataaatttaattatataaaaatatttagttaattagtaaaattgaaatgagttgagttgtatgttaattataattgtttgataaaatatttacatttaacTTAATGTACCTAATTAACACACCAAAACACTCGAGTTAATTAGTTTGAGTTTTTTAATGTACCTAACGCTAgttgaattgaaatttattaatattttatcataaactCAATTCAATACACTTTTAAATCCGAAAGCAAATAAAgacttatttatgtttattgaATAATGTATTTAATTCTTcgtttcaatatatatatatttaaattaatatatatatgtatatttatataattgtatcttaaattttcaatatgATATAATCAATGAAATAGAAATTGTCTTTTCCACTTCTACTGCAAAAGGGTAAGAATTTTTCTATAGGTTTATAGAATGAGAGTGAAAAGACTAAAATACTCTTACTcatattacattaaaaaaaatgtaatacaacgtaagtgaaaatattttaatcttttaattctctttttgtaTATCTGTCTGTTATTTAATACTCTTAACtcctaaaattatattttaaatttacaatacTAATCAATACCTAATGTCATGACTCATGAGTTTATTAATAGTCTGttaagttataataataatatagttaattatttttatccctTAAACGCGGTCTGCAATGGGTCCACCTGGGGGCGGGGGGGATATAGTAATTTCATTCGGCCGAGGTCTATGTAAATGAACAGCGCCTTCCCACAGTTCCAAGCGGTGATCATTCATACCGAGAGAACCAGTGATGGGTTATTTCAAGAACTGGGGaatggcggtggcggtggcgctGGTGGTTACAGCGGCGACGAGAGGGGCGGAGGCCCAAGCGCCGACGACGTCGTGCGCTTCAAAGCTGGCGCCATGCGCCAACAGCATGAACTCGACGAACCCGCCGGCATCGTGCTGCGACCCACTTAAAGAAGTCGTGACGAAGGAACTGAGCTGCTTGTGCAATCTGTACAATACGCCTGGCTTGCTGGAGTCTCTGGGCATCAACTCCACCCAGGCCGTTCTCCTTCTCGGCAGCTGCAAAATCCCCGGCGATATCTCCGCCTGCTCCAAAGGTACGCAATATGCTTCCACCAGTTGATACTTGATTCCAATCTCTGGTCTTccttcttttatctttcttttttttaatcaaaaatattaagatattttgttttttaagtgGTTCCCATGTTTTCGATtccaaaatctcaaaaaaaatgtttttggtctatttttataattttaaagatTTTTCGTGATGGttttctaatattaaaaatacatttttaactataatttttatagtttctaaaattataaaaatatcaaaaatgtattttcatttaaaatagagatgaaattatttttatttttaatttaatatttttaatattataaaattatgtttatttttaaattaaataactattttttatattaaaatttatatttataaaaaaattcttatatttttttatttacatatttttcaaaatagtaaaaaatttcaACGATAAAAAGTTCACAAGTAATTTTTGTTTGTGCCCTTgtttattagttatttttttatttaatacacACTTAAaaggtaataaaaataaaaataaaaaatcttatcTTGTGATAAAACTTTTCAGAAAATTTTTTGGAACTGGTTTAATTAGTAttaaacacaaattaattagaaaattgTAAATCAAGATTTGATTTGACAAGTTATTCTTATAACCCTTTGATCAATGACCCTGTtgggttttctttttcaatgacATGGATTAACAGTTGcatttgtcatttaattatcttttACAGCTTCAGCTCCAGCTCCAGCTTCCAAGTCACCTCCAGGTACGACTAACTTACATTTCTtctaataacatatatatatatatatatattcttgtgcATCCATTAAACAAATCAATATTTCTTGCGTATTCTTACCAGCAACACCCGGAAACGGCAACAATGGAGTCCGCACCATTGGATGGACTGGAATACCGGGCATACTATTGGTTTGGGCTTCTATGATCCTCTGCTAGAGTTTCTGGGCAATATTTGGGGAGGCTTTGTTGCTTGATTATTATGGAGTATATTACGTTGATGATTGATTTGAGTAGAGTCGTATTTGCCCATTACTTGTTTCCTTATTGTTTGTCAAACTTCATTGTTCAGATGTTATATTACATATGGGACTAGTACTGTATATCCCACTCTAGAATTTTGGGATGTGTTAGGTGTGCATTTTCAAAAGGGTAATAATTATTGATGAGAGGTGATGTTAATATCCTgttattaattgaatttatatgatttttatgtAAGTTGAATTATTAGTAACTTTGAATTAGATTTAAATGACTTGCATAGACAAAAACTATAGGGACTATTCCAAATCTTGTTGAGATTTTCACTCTGTAACTTAAGTCAATGAAAGAATGGATAAAGATTGGAGAGCTATGAGAACCAGGGTgatttttgtacttttttgccttttctttgaagtgttttaaaagattttaagCAAAGATGACGATAAGTACAATCTACTTTGCTTTTATATATCATGATGAATTagttgatttttctttattatatgaGATTGAGATGtacttaaattataattattgtagGATGTGTGATTGTTATATTTTCTTAAGATTATCTAGGTAAGGACACAATGGCACTAATGGGACTCAAACTACCATCCACTACTTCTCCTAACAATTTTAAGTTTATCTTCTTCTTAGATGTTAGGAATTGTCCTTTTGGTAGGTTTTTAAGAATTTTCTTCTTGTAAGATTGTATTTGAATGCTAATTAAAGTGTACTTTGGTGATTGTTTCCCACTCCAATTTGATTTCCTTATCCTCCTTTATCTCAACTTCTTTTTAGATAAAGGATAATCAAagtctttattttattaaacttatcttttcttttctttttatttgatcATAGCTAAAGTCAAAACTTTGGCCAAGTTGACATTGACTAGTGACATGACTACTAGACCTAACCTGACCATATGTCTTGCCCTTGtaatatccttttttttttttttttttaataacaccAATTACATTTTATCCCACttagtttttataaaaatgataaattacaCGTAGAAACCTTATAGTTAGGtctattgttgttaaaatctcgattttacgcGTATGATTTTACGATTTGAATACCtctaaacgattcaaatcccatttaaaattcaatttggtataaaatcctataaaatctcgattttacactTCAGAGATctccaaacgattttacgattcaaagaccttcattgatttaagttgcaatttagatGATgtttccaacgtctcaatgtcacatagcatctgacattggaacttatgcaatgaattgttatattttgcctttaaattggaacttgatttaacattaattgcataagttccaatgtcacataccatctaacattaattgcataagttccaatttacttagtttaaattataatttttacttgatttaacattgattgcataagtaaatcaagacaaacaagtaattaattaatggaccaccaaaccccaaatcgggattttacttgatttaatcaatgttaaatcaagaaaaaaatgcaacataaatctaatggaagacgttgaaagaatcctctaaagaattttaaactatattttacctctaaattgcctataccaacatgctagtttttgagctatattttggaagtatcatctattgaactataataaggaataatcaagttattaaaagatattaattcattttctacaaaattatattattataaacatatatttataaaaattgaagggtatttttaattatttctaaaatcttacgattttacgattcgattttatggacactctttcgatcccacttaaaatctcgattttaacaaccttagtTAGGTCACTTGCAAAGAGACTTTTTTTCcatttaaaactatttttggaagttcttataatttacttttttctcAAACATCTTATCTAGAGACAATTTTAAGTACTTATGGTTT
The Diospyros lotus cultivar Yz01 chromosome 12, ASM1463336v1, whole genome shotgun sequence DNA segment above includes these coding regions:
- the LOC127786978 gene encoding non-specific lipid transfer protein GPI-anchored 7-like encodes the protein MGYFKNWGMAVAVALVVTAATRGAEAQAPTTSCASKLAPCANSMNSTNPPASCCDPLKEVVTKELSCLCNLYNTPGLLESLGINSTQAVLLLGSCKIPGDISACSKASAPAPASKSPPATPGNGNNGVRTIGWTGIPGILLVWASMILC